The Verrucomicrobiia bacterium genomic interval TCGCACATGGCCATCGAGAAAGAGGATCTGGGCACCGCCGTTGTGGACATTGGTGTGCACATTGTTTTGTTGTGCCACCGCCGCGATTTTCCCGTTGTCGAACAGCCAAACAGTCGCAGCGGGATTGGGGATCTTGAAAATGCGGATCTGTTGCGCGGTTCCGTTCACCTGGGAGTTCAGGCAATAGTGAAAGAGCAGATTGCCGTTGCTTCGCCGCGCGTTGGCGGCGCAGATCCACGGTGACAGCGGGGGTTCAATCGACGCATTGGTCCGCCATGGCATTTCAATGTACGGCGCGAGTCCCATGACCTCGGGAAGTTGCACATACCAACCGCTCGCGA includes:
- a CDS encoding H-X9-DG-CTERM domain-containing protein; this translates as MKKGSGFSLLEVLIVISLIVIIAGMLLPALNRAREKARAAYCLQHLKQWGAGTHLFAAENDGRLPKDGFATPTLASHFASGWYVQLPEVMGLAPYIEMPWRTNASIEPPLSPWICAANARRSNGNLLFHYCLNSQVNGTAQQIRIFKIPNPAATVWLFDNGKIAAVAQQNNVHTNVHNGGAQILFLDGHVRRFPNAAYWDFKANKGRTDHPELLWRPNGD